A single Falco naumanni isolate bFalNau1 unplaced genomic scaffold, bFalNau1.pat scaffold_67_arrow_pat_ctg1, whole genome shotgun sequence DNA region contains:
- the LOC121082309 gene encoding uncharacterized protein LOC121082309 has product MSSGKKRPAVWLWMLFSPFFLFTRQQKGTTLSEENAQLPAAWEAETTSLCCSPTTRDFAMAFAKYLQPSERTDIVLTVIDALRELNAKKKPLGSSVMDVVMADPHVWLTDVPKIMSCIYENWEYVTMESGQRSMESLLLLMANQCPGDAVTTLLKIAPRGDSTALALWEVMLSTAQTLEKVLKELFIKLQDRQNRLFYTYQEDTCFVRLALLTCTDLEDEEFSPMYKVLRFLRNPSPAMLSLVLRSLMTLSERAEMARKMEVFMPDMMKVLEDGNTDIKMKSLVVSRNVIGHLKKTKASPIAVQLMEKLLPLFAAGFSELRELSISLFRDLMKTVVRKNERQMKTKVEMGLLPLIFHTSDQIHSVAKVQIPKLSSDVGMKT; this is encoded by the exons ATGTCATCTGGGAAGAAAAGACCAGCCGTGTGGCTTTGGAtgctcttttctccctttttcctaTTCACCCGCCAGCAAAAAG GCACGACACTGTCAGAGGAGAATGCACAGCTGCCAGCGGCTTGGGAAGCTGAGACCACCTCCTTGTGCTGTTCACCCACCACCAGAGACTTTGCCATG GCCTTTGCAAAATACCTTCAACCATCTGAGAGGACAGACATCGTCCTCACAGTCATTGATGCCCTGAGAGAATTAAATGCCAAGAAAAAGCCGCTGGGCAGCAGTGTGATGGACGTGGTCATGGCAGACCCTCACGTCTGGCTGACAGAT GTGCCAAAGATCATGAGCTGCATCTATGAAAACTGGGAATACGTGACCATGGAGTCAGGCCAGCGTAGCATGGAGTCACTGCTGCTCCTGATGGCTAACCAGTGCCCTGGGGACGCTGTCACCACGCTGCTGAAGATCGCTCCACGAGGAGACAG cactgccctggcacTGTGGGAGGTGATGCTCTCCACGGCCCAGACCTTGGAGAAGGTTCTGAAGGAGCTGTTCATCAAACTCCAGGACCGGCAAAACAGGCTCTTCTACACATACCAGGAGGACACCTGTTTCGTTCGCTTGGCT ctgctgaccTGCACTGATTTGGAGGATGAGGAATTCTCTCCAATGTACAAAGTCTTGAGGTTTCTGAGGAATCCAAGCCCAGCAATGCTCTCATTGGTGCTCAGGAGCCTCATGACGCTGTCAGAGAGAGCTGAGATG GCAAGAAAAATGGAGGTCTTCATGCCAGACATGATGAAGGTCCTGGAGGACGGCAACACAGATATCAAGATGAAGTCCCTGGTGGTCTCGCGAAACGTCATAGGTCACCTGAAGAAGACAAAGGCCAGCCCCATCGCTGTCCAGCTGATGGAGAAGCTCCTGCCCCTCTTTGCTGCG GGCTTCAGCGAGCTGAGAGAGCTCTCCATCAGCCTCTTCAGAGACCTAATGAAGACTGTGGTGAGGAAGAATGAGAGGCAGATGAAGACAAAAGTGGAAATGGGCTTGCTCCCTCTCATCTTTCACACGAGCGACCAAATCCACAGCGTGGCCAAGGTACAGATTCCAAAGCTAAGCAGTGATGTAGGGATGAAAACCTGA